A section of the Festucalex cinctus isolate MCC-2025b chromosome 9, RoL_Fcin_1.0, whole genome shotgun sequence genome encodes:
- the mrnip gene encoding MRN complex-interacting protein isoform X2, with translation MVQMFHVVKCFYCDCFQVQQVKKVKKWTCKLCGEKQSLLKEFGGGSAVDCRRHVQKLNAARGAALEERDTLSLWKRQEEETGSEDRQDEQVVHPQVSRWSKYVAAPNKDDAEDMLRFQGNSTIDRKRKRDDGSQTLTP, from the exons ATGGTCCAAATGTTTCACGTCGTCAAATGTTTCTACTGCGACTGTTTCCAGGTGCAACAA GTGAAGAAGGTGAAAAAGTGGACGTGTAAACTCTGCGGGGAGAAGCAATCTTTGCTCAAG GAGTTCGGCGGAGGCAGCGCAGTGGACTGCAGGCGTCACGTTCAGAAGCTGAACGCCGCCAGAGGCGCCGCGTTGGAAGAACGGGATACCCTGTCGCTATG GAAGCGGCAAGAGgaggaaacaggaagtgaagaCCGGCAAGATGAACAA GTAGTCCACCCGCAGGTGAGCCGTTGGAGCAAATATGTGGCCGCACCGAATAAGGATGACGCTGAGGACATGCTGCGTTTCCAGGGCAACAGCACAATTGACAG